The sequence ATTTCCTATTACTCTTGTatgttttttgtaatgtttttcaTGTGATTAATACACATTATATATACCCGACTTATTAAATCACTCCCCTAgcccttctttctttgttttctccacCTTTCTAgtctttgttttgttattttctctcTATTATTATTCTAGAGATTAAGATAACCTTATTTAAtgtgtttcttatatttttatgaaaatattaaagtaattaattttaaaattaacttctttatattcttaaaaaaaaatattacatgaaaaataGTATATTACGcctaaatatttatgattttattctcCAAACCACAACAAAGTctagtaattgttttttctgttaCATACTCAACTTTGAGCTggtaaatattgtaatttttataaataaattactctgaatttttgaaatacCAAATATCTTATACTATAGTTCATAAATCATTactgatattttaatattgttatatGATTTAATGATTTCACTATTAAAGTTATGCGTTaggactaaaaatatatataataattatagataTAAATCTATTTTTGGGAATTTTGatccaccaaaaaaataaaataaaattcttaaaatataggtcttttttgtagttttttttttattaatttgaaaggaaacattaaaatgaaatttaggagttaaaaaataaaaagtaattaaggCGGATATTATATAAGAATATTTTAGACTTTAcagtattaataataaattataggaTAGAAATCACATCAcctttattaaaatactaagactaaattaattataaaaatttaaaccgATTGggaaataaaactttatttaaatttacCAACAAATTTGTCAAATAATGAATGTCAAGGGTTCCATAAAGCTCTTTCAATCCCTTTTCCATAGTAAAAAAGAGATAAAGCTTTTGTTGATGACGATTCTTaccattaaatatattaaaaatggtGTTAATGGGTTttactagataaaaaaaatcttataatagttattttaaatttcaacatgacctaaaaaaaataaatttaggttAAAGATACAATGTCTTTTTCCTATTTGATTTGGtggtttgaatattttttaggcTTAATAGGTTGACGTGTTGGTTTTTTGATATTCTAGAGATGTTTGCAAGGGTATTATGTGGTtgagatcaattaaaaaacaagtgttTTCGTAAAGATCTTGTAGGATTTATTTTTCAGTCACCAAAATAGTAATTGGAATGTGAactagaaaagagaaaaatttatttttaatattaataaatttattttatttattttttttaaaaaattaagattatttttaaaaatatctttttaatgtggtttAATcccgtttgtttttatattttaaaaattttttaaaaaattgaatttttttaaattaattttttaaaatatttttagatatttttatatattgatgttaaaaataatttttaaaataaaaaaaatattattttaatatatttttaaattaaaaatataaaaaaaaataattatgattacaTTTCTAGAAAAGGTGTCGACGTGTCGTTGCCACCAAAGACGAATATAGTTGACCTTCGAGAACCCGGTCAATAAGCCGATAACGATAAGAACAGGCAGGTGCATGGCGAGGTTCGAACATATCATCCACGTGTTAACTTTTGCACGCCCATCACAAAAATCTCAACAACGTGTAAGCACCCAGAAGAATCTTAAGGGTTGGAAATTCACCGCCTAGCCACTTTCCATGTTCCCACCTCAATCAACATCAGACCACGTGGAAAACACACACGCATCCTCTCACATAACAGTAGTCAGTAGCCTTATATACATGGTTCTCAGTTTTTGGAAAACCAGCGTTGAAATGGTGAGAGAAAGAAGGGAGAGAGGAGATCATAACGGGCGTTACAAGGGAGTGAGGATGAGAAAGTGGGGAAAATGGGTAGCAGAAATAAGGCAACCTAACAGCAGGGATAGAATATGGTTAGGCTCTTATAGTACTGCAGAGGAAGCAGCAAGAGCATATGATGCTGCTGTTTTGTGTTTACGAGGGCCTTCGGCGACGTTTAACTTTCCAACGAATATGCCGGAAATCCCTGCCACGGCAGATCAGGTATTGTCTCCTATGCAGATTAGGGAGGTTGCTTCCAGGCATGCAAGAAGGGGGAGTCCTGTGGAGCCCGCAGAGAGGATTGTGGGACCTGGGTTGTGTGAAGTGCCGTCTGGGAGGAGTGTAGAGGTGTACTTGGGTGGTGGAGAGAATATGGAGGAATGCTTGGAGGGGATTTTTAGTGGGGCATACTATCAAACACCTGGTGTGTGGACAGTTTAAGTTTGTTAGTGGCGCGTTTTCTGTTCTCTCCACTATTTGTTTGTCCTGGGAATTGGGGTTGGTTCTTTCTACTTGCATAATATTCGTTAATCATAGTTGATAGGATTCTGCTTGTgcatttttataagattttgtAGTCTTTGATTCGTAAACATAAATAacagaaaggaaataaaaataaaaatttcagtaTGTATTTAATTACCCCTCGCTTCAATCAAATTATCTGTCATTACTAAAaagttaacaaataaaaaaaaaacaaaaacagtgatgattttttttttttatcgggtTTATTAAGATGATCTTTTTtggacataattttttatctcttaaataCTGATAGAAAAATTCTCTTTGTATATATTAAGGGAATGACAGAAAATATTATAGTGAGATTCAAATAAACAAATCTTATAGTAATTTACTTTTACTGATGGAGTTATTAATTGAATAATTCTATTAATAATGtcattaatgatatttaatttatgacaaGGTGATCGatcatcctctctctcttcattttttttttaatgcattttttctACAACAAAAAATCACCCCAACACtcagtttattaatatttatactttgattcaaattttatttaatactcTCCATTTTAAATAAGTAAATctaccttttatatatatatatatatatatatatatatatatatatatttgaactcaattttaaaatgttgattttttttttttgtatattttttgtaGATATGTGTTTTGTTCGGCTATTTACATGTTGTAtagttttttctcatacaatttttttgtatggatttagattttataaaattatatttatttataaattgatgaaTCTTATGTCGAATTTATGACTTAagtgttttgtaatgaaataaataatggcttatttaacaagttcattttatattttgttaattttattgtgaaGTTGAGATTTTCGGTAAATgtttagaaatttaaatttatgtagataattgataatgaattaagagtaatattaaaatagattgaataaatttgagttaaatcaatatttttgcaaattatttagttaacgtag is a genomic window of Populus alba chromosome 18, ASM523922v2, whole genome shotgun sequence containing:
- the LOC118051044 gene encoding ethylene-responsive transcription factor ERF016-like; protein product: MVLSFWKTSVEMVRERRERGDHNGRYKGVRMRKWGKWVAEIRQPNSRDRIWLGSYSTAEEAARAYDAAVLCLRGPSATFNFPTNMPEIPATADQVLSPMQIREVASRHARRGSPVEPAERIVGPGLCEVPSGRSVEVYLGGGENMEECLEGIFSGAYYQTPGVWTV